The DNA segment CGCCCGCCTCCAGGTCGAGCATCTCGCCGTAGATGTTGACGTGCGCCACGTCGATGTCGTGTGACCGCTGGCCCTCGCTGATCGCCGGATGGAGCTCGCCGGTCTCGGCGTCCACCAGATAGGCCGCGAAGGCCCCGGCGTCCCGGCGGAACAACGTGTTCGACAGGGAGCAGTCGCCCCAGTAGAAGCCGGTCAGGTGGAGCCGTACGAGCAGGACCGCGAGCGCGTCGAGCAGGCGGATCAGCGTGTCGGGCCGCACCGAGCCCGACAGCACCGCGCGGTACGGCAGCGAGAACTGCAGGTGCCGCGTGATCAGGGCGGAGTCCAGTTCGGAGCCGTCCGGGGCGGTCCGCCCGGTGACGACGGCGACCGGCTCGACGGCGGGCGCGTCGTGCCGGGCCAGGTCCCACAGCAGCTGGTACTCCCGCTTGGCGTACCGCGTGCTGATCTCCTTGATCGCGTACACCCGGCCGCTGAGCCGGGCGAAGCGCACCACGTGCCGGGAGATGCCGCGGGGGAGCGTCACCAGGTGGTGGACGGGCCACTCTTCCAGGGGGACGTCCCACGGCAGGCGGATCAGGTCGGGGTCGCTGGGGGCGCCGGTGATCTGCAGGGGCACCAATCGCTCCTTATCTGGGGGCTTCCACACAAGTGTCGCGGATAGAGTCGGGC comes from the Microbispora sp. ZYX-F-249 genome and includes:
- a CDS encoding DUF4032 domain-containing protein produces the protein MPLQITGAPSDPDLIRLPWDVPLEEWPVHHLVTLPRGISRHVVRFARLSGRVYAIKEISTRYAKREYQLLWDLARHDAPAVEPVAVVTGRTAPDGSELDSALITRHLQFSLPYRAVLSGSVRPDTLIRLLDALAVLLVRLHLTGFYWGDCSLSNTLFRRDAGAFAAYLVDAETGELHPAISEGQRSHDIDVAHVNIYGEMLDLEAGGLLHPTIDPLAFAEQLVERYHRLWDELTEDEIIEEVDWHRVDQRVRRLNSLGFDVAEMMVRRKAGTSRLIVRPKVVDAGHHQRRLLRLTGLDVEENQARRLLNDLDSFRVSNGLRHEDEAIVAHRWLAEVFQPVVNATPADLRRKLEPAQLFHEVLDHRWYMSEAAGKDVGLEAAVRSYVDNVLVHKPDEKAVIVTSDPLSP